One genomic region from Spirosoma sp. KCTC 42546 encodes:
- a CDS encoding T9SS type A sorting domain-containing protein, protein MRLLLTFMGFCMAAFVSAQTPPKSLRIQISYEKSGQFLEQAVEMIEAVNLVSARSTVSFQAGQSIKLLPGFQAQVGSVFTADIKPVATGGELALQLKAFPNPFAQSTMIDYYLPADGKVNLWITDSQGKIVGQLVRDENQPAGQHRIEWKPDSLNDGVYIPVIESNQQRAVIRIVKK, encoded by the coding sequence ATGAGACTACTACTAACATTTATGGGGTTCTGTATGGCAGCATTTGTGTCAGCGCAGACTCCACCAAAATCATTACGTATTCAAATTAGCTATGAAAAGTCAGGCCAATTCTTGGAGCAAGCCGTTGAAATGATAGAGGCTGTTAACTTAGTAAGTGCCCGAAGCACGGTCAGTTTTCAGGCTGGCCAATCCATAAAGTTGCTGCCTGGCTTTCAGGCGCAAGTGGGTAGTGTATTCACCGCGGATATTAAACCAGTTGCAACAGGCGGTGAACTTGCTTTGCAATTGAAGGCGTTTCCTAACCCCTTTGCCCAATCAACTATGATTGATTATTACCTGCCTGCAGATGGAAAGGTAAACTTATGGATCACAGACTCGCAGGGTAAAATTGTAGGACAACTAGTGAGAGATGAAAACCAGCCTGCAGGACAACACCGTATAGAATGGAAACCCGATTCGTTAAATGATGGTGTATATATTCCAGTTATTGAATCCAACCAGCAGAGAGCAGTTATACGTATTGTTAAAAAGTAA
- a CDS encoding TMF family protein, translating into MKQFGLLGRFCHFFSYPYHIPNKTSNMIYTRYRLLWVVLASFLLTPALQAQNNFVVTAPASATPGSENTLIGVGVGSLNMTGASNTLIGSGAGVSNMAGAKNAFIGSLSGRNNSSGQSNAFLGYGSGAGNTSGNQNTFVGTESGNANTTGFNNLFVGYRTGFFNNGSNNAFLGTGAGYANQTGADNVFVGSDAGAGNSTGLQNVFIGSLSGAANQSGNYNTFMGYQTGVSSISATANTIIGYQAGYSNIDGTRNTILGVQAGYNNKASNNLMIGYQAGINNTTGTFNAFIGNSAGYLNTSGSSNFFLGLSAGQNNTSGNQNSFIGVGTGLSNTTGGLNIFLGSQAGYNSTTGNSNVFIGVNAGLTNETGGNNTFLGSNAQGSGPNAKLLNNATAIGASTQVSADNSVVIGNGANVGIGTSAPAAKLELVSTTAGTSGLRLTNLTSAVSTTFTTNKFLTVNASGDVVLAQSGTPNLRTAANETDALWQTDGLNLQNTNDGGVIIGSGVSKTPVGYKLYVSDGILTEKVKVAIKSTDDWSDRVFEHTYKLRSLRQVEDYIKHEKHLPGVPSATEVVKEGVDIGQMQAKLLEKVEELTLYVIELKKQNDALKQKSDQLERRMNKQQTKTHK; encoded by the coding sequence ATGAAACAGTTCGGGTTGCTAGGACGTTTTTGTCATTTTTTTAGCTATCCTTATCACATACCAAATAAAACAAGCAATATGATTTACACTCGCTACCGACTTCTTTGGGTTGTATTGGCATCTTTTTTGCTAACCCCAGCACTTCAAGCGCAAAATAATTTTGTTGTAACTGCCCCTGCATCTGCGACACCTGGTTCCGAAAATACGTTAATTGGAGTAGGAGTAGGCTCATTAAACATGACGGGAGCTAGCAACACACTCATTGGCAGTGGAGCCGGAGTGAGTAATATGGCTGGAGCAAAGAATGCCTTTATTGGATCTTTATCTGGCAGAAATAATTCGTCAGGCCAAAGTAATGCTTTTTTGGGCTATGGAAGTGGTGCAGGAAATACATCAGGTAATCAAAATACATTTGTTGGAACAGAATCCGGTAATGCGAATACAACTGGATTTAACAACCTTTTTGTGGGCTATCGAACGGGATTTTTTAATAATGGATCGAATAACGCCTTTTTGGGGACTGGGGCCGGCTATGCTAACCAAACAGGTGCAGATAACGTGTTTGTGGGCTCTGATGCGGGTGCTGGAAATAGTACAGGTTTACAGAATGTGTTCATTGGTTCTCTAAGCGGAGCTGCTAACCAAAGTGGGAACTATAACACATTCATGGGGTATCAGACTGGAGTAAGTAGCATCAGCGCTACAGCAAATACTATTATTGGCTACCAAGCAGGATATAGTAACATAGATGGAACAAGAAATACTATACTTGGTGTACAAGCTGGATATAATAATAAAGCTTCAAATAATTTAATGATAGGTTATCAAGCTGGCATTAATAACACAACGGGTACATTTAATGCATTCATTGGTAACTCTGCTGGTTATTTAAATACCTCAGGTTCTTCAAACTTTTTTTTAGGTTTATCTGCTGGTCAAAATAATACAAGTGGAAATCAGAACAGTTTTATTGGGGTTGGAACCGGCTTATCTAATACCACTGGAGGTCTTAACATATTTCTTGGGTCCCAAGCTGGTTATAATAGTACTACAGGTAACTCAAATGTATTTATTGGCGTGAACGCAGGCCTAACTAATGAAACTGGCGGTAATAATACATTTCTGGGTTCTAACGCACAAGGCTCCGGGCCTAATGCTAAATTGTTAAATAATGCTACTGCAATTGGAGCCTCAACGCAAGTAAGTGCAGATAATAGTGTTGTCATCGGAAATGGCGCTAATGTTGGTATTGGTACCTCGGCCCCGGCTGCTAAATTAGAACTCGTGTCAACTACAGCGGGTACGTCGGGTTTACGCTTAACTAATTTGACCAGTGCAGTTAGTACTACGTTCACAACCAATAAGTTTTTAACGGTTAATGCCTCTGGCGATGTTGTATTAGCACAATCGGGGACGCCTAACTTGAGAACAGCTGCTAATGAAACAGATGCGCTTTGGCAAACCGATGGCCTCAATCTCCAAAATACGAATGATGGCGGAGTGATTATTGGCTCAGGTGTAAGTAAAACTCCGGTTGGCTATAAATTATACGTGTCAGATGGGATTTTGACAGAGAAGGTAAAAGTAGCCATTAAGAGTACGGATGACTGGTCGGACCGAGTATTTGAACATACCTATAAATTACGTAGTCTTCGTCAAGTTGAGGATTATATAAAACATGAGAAACATCTCCCCGGAGTACCGTCTGCTACAGAAGTTGTTAAAGAAGGCGTTGACATAGGCCAAATGCAGGCTAAACTTCTTGAAAAAGTAGAGGAACTAACGTTGTACGTTATAGAGCTGAAAAAGCAGAACGATGCTTTAAAACAAAAAAGCGACCAGTTGGAGCGCCGTATGAATAAGCAGCAAACTAAAACCCATAAATGA
- a CDS encoding WcaI family glycosyltransferase, translating into MRILLYTPNFLPELTGSGKYNGELAEWLVRRGHQVDVITAHPYYPQWQVHKEYRNKLWLIERKGLLTIRRTPLYVPKKPTGTTRMLHELSFAFNSLPYWIGALFRKYDILISVCPPMQVGLLPYLYSTFKRTPFVFHIQDLQVDAARTLGLIKNKTLLSLLSKVENFLLQNASVVSSISEGMREVILGKNVKPERYFMLPNWVDTDFIQPLPQKDTLRSMFGFKLDDIVVLYAGNLGEKQGVEGLLTVVENMAHDSRVKFVINGDGALREALVTEAKRRGLSNVYFSRGVSYQQLPQLLAMATIHLVIQKKGMSNLVLPSKLTSIMAAGGAAIVTAEPNSTLANELITNRLTIVVPPEDPQALENSIRILIDSPSLEDFQTNARRYAIDNFNQDMILDKFETLLFDLILDNSVS; encoded by the coding sequence GTGAGAATACTTTTATACACGCCAAATTTTTTACCTGAACTAACAGGTAGTGGTAAATACAACGGTGAATTGGCTGAATGGTTGGTTCGCCGAGGTCATCAAGTTGATGTAATTACAGCTCATCCTTATTATCCTCAATGGCAAGTTCATAAGGAGTATAGGAATAAACTATGGTTAATAGAGCGAAAAGGTTTATTGACTATACGTCGTACGCCTTTGTATGTGCCAAAAAAACCAACTGGGACAACTAGAATGCTTCATGAGCTCTCATTCGCTTTTAATTCTTTACCCTATTGGATTGGTGCGCTATTTAGGAAATATGATATACTTATAAGCGTGTGCCCTCCTATGCAAGTGGGATTATTACCTTATTTGTATAGCACATTTAAACGCACTCCCTTTGTTTTTCATATTCAGGATTTACAGGTCGATGCCGCCCGGACGCTTGGCCTTATAAAAAATAAGACGTTACTCTCTCTGTTATCAAAGGTTGAAAATTTTTTATTACAGAATGCAAGTGTCGTTTCAAGTATTAGCGAAGGAATGAGAGAGGTAATTTTAGGCAAAAACGTTAAGCCTGAACGATACTTTATGTTGCCTAACTGGGTAGATACCGATTTTATTCAGCCATTACCCCAAAAGGATACACTGCGCTCAATGTTTGGATTTAAACTTGATGATATAGTCGTGCTATACGCTGGTAATCTGGGTGAAAAACAAGGCGTTGAAGGGTTGCTGACTGTAGTAGAAAACATGGCTCATGATTCCAGAGTAAAGTTTGTTATCAATGGTGATGGGGCTCTCAGAGAGGCACTTGTTACCGAAGCTAAACGGCGAGGTTTATCTAATGTCTACTTTAGTCGTGGGGTTTCTTATCAACAACTTCCTCAACTACTTGCAATGGCTACTATACATCTTGTCATCCAAAAAAAAGGGATGTCTAATTTGGTACTCCCCTCCAAACTAACATCGATTATGGCTGCAGGTGGCGCGGCTATTGTAACAGCAGAGCCTAACTCAACACTGGCTAATGAGCTAATAACTAATAGGTTAACAATAGTGGTTCCCCCCGAAGATCCTCAAGCGTTGGAAAATTCTATTCGAATACTTATAGATTCGCCGTCTCTGGAAGACTTTCAGACAAATGCTCGCCGTTATGCGATAGATAATTTCAATCAAGATATGATACTAGATAAATTTGAGACACTACTTTTTGACCTGATTCTCGACAATTCTGTATCTTAG
- a CDS encoding transposase family protein, whose translation MKRYRILSDRLRIHDCGMYNKVVEVCAGL comes from the coding sequence ATGAAACGTTATCGAATTTTGTCAGATAGATTACGCATTCATGACTGTGGAATGTACAATAAAGTGGTAGAAGTATGTGCCGGGCTTTGA